In Thiovibrio frasassiensis, one DNA window encodes the following:
- a CDS encoding B12-binding domain-containing radical SAM protein, whose protein sequence is MLLIHPPAAKGCEPPAGIARLAGAIRGHGLPCTLLDANLEGQLFLLANPAPGKDTWSIRAGKNLKDNLAALRSRELYQNPSRYRRAVADLNRVLEQTGQRHHLSLSLANYQEEGLSPLSSTDLIRSAENPAANIFFPYFAARLPALIEESRPTCIGISLNYLSQAATTFAMLGFLKKHYPGLPLVLGGGLVTSWLRNPSWNNPFAGLIDHCLAGPGEEALIRLLSTEFSRHAQTPSYSGLPLDGYLAPGLILPYAASSGCYWNNCLFCPEKAEGNPYQQIPPATVLADIAILKEAHRPSLLHFLDNAISPALMQALAAEPPGLDWYGFARITPLLADIHFCHSLRQSGCRMLKLGLESGDQDVLNAMNKGQDLALIETVLQNLAAAGIATYIYLLFGTPSESLAEARRTLDFVTRHHSAITFLNLAVFNMPIGSPEAPSVARSAFYGGDLSLYTDFEHPKGWTRKEIRKFLDQEFKRHPDIARILQRDPPIFTSNHAAFFC, encoded by the coding sequence ATGCTCCTCATCCATCCCCCTGCCGCCAAAGGTTGTGAACCGCCAGCCGGGATTGCCCGTCTGGCCGGGGCCATCCGTGGCCATGGGTTACCGTGTACCCTGCTGGACGCCAATCTGGAAGGACAGCTCTTCCTGCTCGCCAACCCAGCCCCCGGCAAAGACACCTGGAGCATCCGGGCTGGCAAAAATCTCAAGGATAATCTAGCGGCTTTACGTTCCCGTGAACTGTACCAAAACCCATCCCGCTACCGACGCGCGGTGGCGGATCTTAACCGAGTGCTTGAGCAGACGGGCCAACGCCACCACCTCTCCCTCTCCCTTGCCAACTATCAGGAAGAGGGACTCTCTCCCTTGAGCAGCACTGATCTTATTCGGAGCGCCGAGAACCCGGCAGCAAACATCTTCTTCCCTTATTTTGCGGCCCGGCTTCCCGCCCTGATCGAAGAATCCCGTCCTACCTGCATTGGCATCTCCCTGAACTACCTCAGTCAGGCCGCCACCACCTTTGCCATGCTCGGTTTTCTCAAGAAGCACTATCCCGGCTTGCCATTGGTACTGGGGGGCGGCCTGGTCACCTCCTGGCTGCGCAACCCGAGCTGGAACAATCCCTTTGCCGGACTCATCGACCATTGCCTTGCCGGACCGGGAGAAGAAGCGCTGATCCGGCTCCTTTCCACCGAGTTTTCCCGGCACGCGCAAACGCCTTCCTATTCGGGCCTGCCGCTGGACGGCTATCTGGCCCCCGGCCTTATTCTGCCCTACGCCGCCTCTTCGGGCTGCTACTGGAATAACTGCCTCTTTTGCCCGGAAAAGGCTGAAGGCAACCCTTACCAGCAGATCCCTCCGGCCACGGTGCTGGCGGATATCGCTATTCTGAAAGAAGCACACCGCCCAAGCCTGCTCCATTTTCTCGACAATGCAATAAGCCCTGCCCTGATGCAGGCGCTGGCTGCCGAACCGCCCGGCCTCGATTGGTATGGCTTTGCCCGGATTACCCCCCTGCTGGCCGATATTCATTTCTGCCACAGCCTGCGCCAATCCGGCTGCCGGATGCTGAAACTCGGCCTGGAATCCGGCGACCAAGATGTCCTGAACGCCATGAACAAGGGTCAGGATCTGGCCCTGATCGAAACGGTCCTGCAAAATCTGGCCGCTGCGGGAATCGCTACTTACATCTACCTGCTCTTTGGTACCCCCTCGGAATCCCTAGCGGAAGCGCGCCGGACCCTGGACTTCGTGACCCGCCACCATTCGGCCATTACCTTTCTCAACCTGGCCGTGTTCAACATGCCCATCGGGAGCCCGGAAGCTCCCAGCGTGGCGCGCAGCGCGTTTTACGGAGGCGACCTTTCCCTGTATACCGATTTCGAGCACCCCAAGGGATGGACACGCAAGGAAATCCGGAAATTCCTCGATCAGGAGTTCAAGCGTCACCCGGATATTGCCCGGATCCTCCAACGTGACCCGCCTATTTTCACCTCAAACCATGCCGCTTTTTTCTGCTGA
- a CDS encoding universal stress protein → MYKKIMVGYDGTKFSDCALKEAIGLAKESGAKLLLVSAPEINLELQAMAPEANEMMEKKARTDLDLAAAKVKKAGVPCETKIILTSSAQAALVETAKKSKVDLIVLGTHGRTGLVRLLMGSTTARVIGHAHCNVLVVRCP, encoded by the coding sequence ATGTATAAAAAAATCATGGTTGGCTATGATGGCACAAAATTCAGCGATTGTGCTCTGAAAGAGGCGATTGGCCTGGCAAAGGAGTCGGGGGCGAAGCTCTTGCTGGTCTCTGCCCCGGAAATCAATCTGGAACTCCAGGCCATGGCGCCGGAGGCAAATGAAATGATGGAAAAGAAGGCCCGCACCGATCTGGATCTCGCTGCGGCAAAGGTGAAAAAGGCCGGAGTTCCCTGCGAGACCAAGATCATCCTCACCTCCTCTGCCCAGGCAGCGCTGGTGGAAACGGCGAAAAAAAGCAAGGTGGACCTGATTGTCCTCGGCACCCACGGCCGCACCGGACTCGTGCGGTTGCTCATGGGCAGTACGACGGCACGGGTGATCGGGCATGCGCACTGCAATGTCCTGGTGGTGCGTTGCCCGTGA
- a CDS encoding energy-coupling factor ABC transporter ATP-binding protein, which produces MSHHIVEVKDLRHVYPDGTEALRGVSFRITHGESVAIIGANGAGKSTLLLHLNGYLATSQGAIRIGDFPLTPATLPEIRRTVGMVFQDPDDQLFMPTVYDDVAFGPLNLGLVGADLEERVREALTRVGAEHLRDKPPYRLSGGEKKRVAIATVLAMSPDILVMDEPTSGLDPFARRQLLALLKDFRHTRIFTSHDLDMVLELCERTIVLHEGEVRADGPTVEIFQDEALLAACRLEKPFAMQGCPVCSRKASPLDFQG; this is translated from the coding sequence ATGAGCCATCATATCGTCGAGGTCAAGGACTTACGGCATGTCTATCCCGATGGAACCGAAGCCCTGCGGGGCGTCTCTTTTCGGATCACCCATGGCGAATCGGTGGCGATCATCGGCGCCAACGGCGCGGGAAAATCCACCCTGCTCCTGCATTTAAACGGCTACCTGGCCACCAGTCAGGGCGCTATCCGCATCGGCGATTTTCCCCTGACCCCGGCCACCCTGCCCGAGATTCGGCGCACGGTGGGGATGGTTTTTCAGGATCCGGATGACCAACTGTTTATGCCCACTGTTTATGACGATGTGGCCTTTGGCCCGTTGAATCTGGGTTTAGTCGGGGCTGATCTGGAAGAGCGGGTGCGGGAGGCCTTGACCCGTGTCGGGGCGGAACATCTGCGGGACAAGCCGCCCTACCGCCTTTCCGGCGGGGAAAAAAAGCGGGTGGCCATCGCCACGGTACTGGCCATGTCGCCGGATATTCTGGTCATGGACGAGCCGACCAGCGGGCTTGATCCCTTTGCCCGGCGGCAGCTCCTGGCGCTTTTAAAGGATTTCCGCCACACCAGGATTTTTACCAGTCATGATCTGGATATGGTTTTGGAACTGTGCGAGCGGACCATCGTCCTGCATGAGGGGGAGGTCAGGGCCGATGGCCCGACGGTGGAGATCTTTCAAGACGAAGCGCTGCTGGCCGCCTGTCGGCTGGAAAAGCCTTTTGCCATGCAGGGCTGCCCGGTTTGCAGCAGAAAGGCGTCTCCCCTCGATTTTCAGGGATAA
- the cbiQ gene encoding cobalt ECF transporter T component CbiQ — MASIVGAITEFRELDLLAAGDTPMHRLDARAKVLVTLVFILAVVSLGKYELAALFPFFLYPAVLLALGNLPVRYIARKVVVVLPFALMVGMFNPLFDQTVLVRLGPFGISGGWLSFAAILVRATLTVGAALILVAVTGFPAICHALDRLGMPRIFTVQLLFLYRYLFVLSEEGSRTARARELRAFGKKGLGIRSYGSLISHLLLRTWLRAERIHLAMLARGFAGEFHPRRTTRFRVGDFLFLAGWTGVFLLFRLVNVSQFLGMIVTGGRG; from the coding sequence ATGGCCTCCATTGTCGGAGCAATAACGGAGTTTAGAGAGCTTGACCTGCTGGCCGCCGGGGATACCCCCATGCATCGGCTCGATGCCCGGGCCAAGGTGCTGGTGACCCTGGTCTTTATTCTGGCCGTGGTTTCTCTGGGGAAATACGAGCTGGCGGCGCTCTTCCCTTTTTTCCTCTATCCGGCAGTGCTGCTGGCGCTTGGGAATCTGCCGGTTCGCTATATCGCTAGGAAGGTTGTGGTTGTCCTGCCCTTTGCCCTGATGGTGGGGATGTTCAATCCTCTTTTTGATCAGACGGTGCTGGTTCGTCTCGGCCCCTTTGGCATCAGCGGCGGCTGGCTTTCCTTCGCCGCCATTCTGGTCCGGGCGACGCTTACGGTCGGAGCCGCTCTCATTCTCGTGGCTGTAACCGGTTTTCCGGCGATCTGCCATGCCCTCGACCGGTTGGGGATGCCCAGGATCTTTACCGTGCAGCTCCTTTTTCTCTACCGCTATCTCTTTGTTCTGAGCGAAGAGGGGAGTCGCACGGCGAGGGCCCGCGAGCTCCGGGCCTTTGGCAAAAAAGGGTTGGGGATCCGCTCTTACGGCTCGTTGATAAGCCATCTTCTCTTGCGCACCTGGCTGCGGGCGGAGCGAATTCATCTCGCCATGCTGGCCAGGGGGTTTGCCGGGGAATTCCACCCCCGCCGGACAACCCGGTTCCGGGTTGGGGATTTTCTTTTTCTTGCCGGCTGGACCGGGGTGTTTCTGCTGTTCCGGCTGGTCAATGTTTCACAATTTCTCGGGATGATCGTCACTGGGGGGCGCGGATGA
- a CDS encoding energy-coupling factor ABC transporter permease, translating to MHMADALLSPAVGGTMWAASAGAIIYCSRTLRQEMDGGKAPLMGVLGAFIFAAQMINFSIPATGSSGHLGGGLLLAVLLGPSAAFITIASVLVVQALFFADGGLLALGCNIFNLGFFPAFLAYPLIYKPLLGSKPSKSRITVAAMVAAIIGLQLGAFAVVLETVASGISALPFATFAGLMQPIHLAIGVVEGLVTAAVVSFVYQARPEIIASVQDARLLGRAPLRNVLAAFLGMTLLTGGFVSWFASENPDGLEWAIARVSGAEEVAEPQDGVHARLAALQEAIAFLPDYTFKPSGQQPENGGGPESSLGTSVAGVVGGLLTLAIALLSGMLLRRQGRVV from the coding sequence ATGCACATGGCAGACGCATTGTTGTCGCCCGCCGTCGGCGGGACCATGTGGGCCGCTTCCGCCGGCGCCATTATATACTGTTCCAGAACGCTGCGCCAAGAAATGGACGGGGGCAAGGCGCCCCTCATGGGTGTTCTCGGCGCCTTTATCTTTGCCGCGCAGATGATCAACTTTTCCATTCCTGCCACCGGCTCCAGCGGCCATCTTGGCGGCGGCCTTCTCCTTGCGGTGTTGCTCGGGCCTTCCGCCGCCTTCATTACCATTGCCTCGGTGCTTGTGGTGCAGGCGCTGTTTTTTGCCGACGGCGGGCTGCTGGCCCTGGGCTGTAATATCTTCAACCTCGGTTTTTTCCCGGCCTTTCTCGCCTATCCCCTTATCTACAAGCCGTTGCTCGGCAGCAAACCGAGCAAGAGCAGGATAACCGTGGCCGCCATGGTTGCCGCCATCATCGGCCTCCAGCTGGGCGCCTTCGCCGTGGTTCTTGAAACGGTGGCCTCGGGTATTTCCGCCCTGCCCTTCGCAACCTTTGCCGGCCTCATGCAGCCGATTCATCTGGCCATCGGGGTGGTTGAGGGATTGGTGACCGCTGCGGTGGTATCCTTTGTCTACCAAGCCCGCCCGGAAATCATCGCCAGCGTTCAGGATGCTCGTCTCCTCGGCCGCGCCCCGTTGCGCAATGTTTTGGCCGCCTTTCTTGGGATGACCCTGCTGACCGGTGGGTTTGTTTCCTGGTTTGCCTCGGAAAACCCCGATGGTCTGGAATGGGCCATCGCCAGGGTGAGCGGTGCCGAAGAAGTTGCCGAGCCGCAGGACGGAGTGCATGCCCGGCTCGCCGCGCTGCAGGAAGCAATCGCCTTTTTGCCGGATTATACGTTTAAACCCTCCGGGCAACAACCGGAAAACGGGGGCGGCCCGGAAAGTTCCTTGGGCACCAGCGTCGCCGGGGTTGTCGGCGGTCTGCTCACCCTGGCCATAGCCTTGTTGAGCGGCATGCTCCTGCGAAGGCAGGGCAGGGTGGTCTGA
- the nikR gene encoding nickel-responsive transcriptional regulator NikR gives MGKTIRFGISLDEKLLESYDHLIEAKGYMNRSEAIRDLIRSALVEEKWAAGDAEVVGTVTLVYNHHVRDLSDKLTEHQHAHHDRVISALHVHLDAHNCLEVLVVRGPVGEVKRIANELIGVKGVKHGQLVMTTTGEELH, from the coding sequence ATGGGAAAAACGATCCGCTTCGGAATTTCGCTGGATGAAAAACTGCTGGAGAGCTATGACCACCTCATCGAGGCCAAAGGGTACATGAACCGCTCCGAGGCGATCCGGGACCTGATCCGCTCGGCGCTGGTGGAAGAGAAATGGGCGGCCGGGGACGCGGAAGTGGTCGGGACCGTGACCCTGGTTTACAATCACCATGTCCGGGATCTTTCCGACAAGCTGACCGAGCACCAGCACGCCCACCACGACCGGGTTATCTCAGCCCTCCATGTGCATCTCGACGCGCATAACTGCCTGGAGGTTCTGGTGGTGCGTGGGCCGGTGGGGGAGGTGAAACGAATCGCCAACGAACTCATCGGAGTGAAGGGGGTCAAGCATGGCCAGCTGGTCATGACCACCACGGGCGAGGAACTCCACTGA
- a CDS encoding FmdE family protein, whose translation MHGFEEAVRFHGHACPGLAFGFRAAEIALAELGLGPARDEELVAVCENRSCAVDAIQVLTGCTAGKGNLIFRDYGKQVYTFIKRQNGASVRLAVCWEASPESLEQQRAWQEFSAGHRSPEVMGLVRGRKAEKIKGIRAAAPEELFRISHLVCVVPEAARVYASVRCQACGEKVMEPMAQRRGGRLLCIPCLEAQEASTP comes from the coding sequence ATGCACGGTTTTGAAGAAGCGGTTCGGTTTCATGGCCATGCCTGTCCGGGCCTGGCCTTTGGCTTTAGGGCGGCGGAGATTGCTTTGGCGGAACTCGGTCTTGGCCCGGCCCGGGACGAGGAATTGGTCGCGGTGTGTGAAAACCGTTCCTGCGCCGTGGATGCCATTCAGGTGCTCACCGGCTGTACGGCAGGGAAGGGCAATCTGATTTTCCGGGATTACGGGAAGCAGGTCTACACCTTTATCAAGCGGCAGAATGGTGCCTCAGTGCGTCTCGCCGTCTGCTGGGAGGCCTCCCCTGAAAGCCTGGAACAGCAACGGGCCTGGCAGGAATTTTCGGCCGGGCACCGCAGCCCGGAGGTCATGGGGCTGGTCCGGGGCAGAAAAGCAGAGAAAATCAAGGGGATCCGGGCGGCAGCTCCAGAGGAGCTTTTTAGGATCAGCCACCTTGTCTGTGTGGTGCCGGAGGCGGCCCGGGTCTATGCGAGCGTGCGTTGCCAAGCGTGCGGGGAAAAGGTGATGGAGCCCATGGCGCAACGGCGGGGCGGCCGGTTGCTCTGCATTCCCTGTCTGGAGGCGCAAGAAGCATCCACCCCTTAA
- a CDS encoding sensor histidine kinase, which translates to MRQTVLFVDDNPVILKTIELAFAKEEYEVLLASSGEEALRLVEEDTPQVIVSDLRMTGMSGMEFLHQARQRNHFFVGMIFTAYLDIDSIMQAVSDEAVWRYITKPWQDNRELVMAVRNAFQYHEAMTFRRQADEQLQRAERLTALGHLVAGIAHQFNNIDVGILGYVQMALLHKELPEEVRQQLEQVRVCAKRGTEIIKELSTFSDQNAQWGFTCGSLTDTVIEAISFCRKELESAGVQIETELAEECTAVLNFGLVKQLVMNLIRNAAHATLGKKPPTIRIETGRQEENVFVRVTDNGCGISKAYLPKIFDPFFTTKGAQAAPGSEQAAVSGVGLGLSLSQTVAQAHRGLITVHSTPNKGSCFTFSLPKA; encoded by the coding sequence ATGCGCCAAACCGTGCTCTTTGTTGATGACAACCCGGTAATCCTCAAAACCATCGAACTGGCCTTTGCCAAGGAAGAATACGAGGTACTGCTGGCCAGTAGCGGCGAAGAAGCCCTCCGGCTGGTGGAAGAGGATACGCCGCAAGTCATTGTCAGCGATTTGCGGATGACCGGCATGAGCGGCATGGAATTCCTCCACCAGGCCCGGCAGAGAAACCATTTTTTTGTCGGCATGATCTTCACCGCCTACCTGGATATCGACAGCATCATGCAAGCGGTGAGTGACGAGGCGGTCTGGCGCTATATCACCAAACCCTGGCAGGACAATCGCGAATTGGTCATGGCCGTGCGCAATGCCTTCCAATACCATGAGGCCATGACCTTCCGCCGCCAGGCGGATGAACAGCTCCAGCGGGCGGAACGCCTCACGGCCCTCGGTCATCTGGTGGCCGGAATCGCCCACCAGTTCAACAACATCGATGTGGGCATCCTTGGCTATGTCCAGATGGCCCTGCTCCACAAAGAGTTGCCGGAAGAGGTCCGGCAACAGTTGGAGCAAGTCAGGGTCTGCGCCAAGCGCGGCACGGAAATCATCAAGGAGTTGTCCACCTTCAGCGACCAGAATGCCCAATGGGGCTTTACCTGCGGCAGCCTGACAGATACAGTTATCGAGGCTATTTCCTTCTGTCGCAAGGAACTAGAAAGTGCCGGGGTCCAGATCGAAACCGAGTTGGCGGAGGAGTGCACCGCGGTCCTCAATTTCGGCCTGGTCAAACAACTGGTCATGAACCTGATCCGCAACGCCGCCCATGCCACCTTAGGCAAAAAGCCGCCCACCATTCGCATCGAAACCGGGCGGCAGGAGGAAAATGTTTTTGTCCGGGTCACGGATAACGGCTGCGGCATCTCCAAGGCATATCTCCCCAAAATCTTCGACCCGTTTTTTACCACCAAGGGAGCCCAGGCCGCGCCAGGCTCCGAGCAGGCCGCCGTTTCCGGAGTTGGCCTGGGCTTGAGCCTGAGCCAAACCGTGGCCCAAGCACATCGGGGCCTGATCACAGTACACTCCACCCCAAACAAGGGGTCGTGCTTCACCTTCAGCCTGCCAAAAGCCTAA
- a CDS encoding sensor domain-containing diguanylate cyclase, which produces MIRKKILLYLLVFLCIEGGLFTLLFWGKQRAEQRYVESVLIHHQGEYDANLASFARLARFTAQEIFMRPEVVAIFAQAAKANGQERDRLRQAMYTRLLPSYDNLTQEYFRQVHYHFADGTSFLRMHLPERFADDLFASRPSVRIANTEKRQVEGFEVGRDYHAFRHIFPLQKEGNHLGTVEVSEPFFVISKALRQIYREEYFLILKESLLQESLTPQGLKNYVASSLVAGYLQENADLAGASGGYLDSDLIARINKPLRAKISGKLEAGKPFAQSVLLDGQDYLVIFLPVVEIGGQVAGFLVSYGGDLPLTSLRHGYLLAQLLVTLLLVLLFALHLRDTRKIDGQLGFQRQLLEGIPLPICLKDRAGIMLSCNQAFAEMSRLPREKIIGQLNASLIDPQVAEQQQALDKKVIDSGKKQQEEVHISYPDGSSRDLLVVKAPFVDEDGRVAGIIGSSVDITGQKKYAAELQQAHAELDQIFNTAANGMRVVDLSDRVIRANQTFCALVGLTEQEVVGRKCYETFSGPACQTERCPRARIMQGALRLEVEAVKYLPSGRKLDCLVTSTPYYGANGQLIGIIEDFKDITHYKELEQRLREIAITDELTGLFNRRGFLTLAEKQLGNGLRAEHDMFLIFADLDNMKEINDTLGHETGDLALATAAAILRTTFRQADILARLGGDEFAVFISCKPGTDSEQAIVSRLEANIAQENRDGKRPFPVAISFGVVRFNEGETLGQLMIRADVLMYDSKLRSKLSKNEERAKQG; this is translated from the coding sequence GTGATCAGGAAGAAGATATTGCTCTATCTCCTTGTTTTTCTCTGCATTGAGGGGGGATTGTTTACCCTGCTCTTCTGGGGAAAACAGCGTGCCGAACAGCGGTATGTCGAGAGCGTGCTTATCCATCACCAGGGGGAGTACGATGCCAATCTTGCTTCCTTTGCTCGGCTGGCCCGTTTCACTGCCCAGGAAATCTTCATGCGTCCCGAGGTGGTTGCCATCTTTGCCCAGGCTGCCAAAGCCAACGGGCAAGAGCGTGACCGTCTGCGTCAGGCCATGTACACAAGGCTTCTCCCCTCATACGACAACCTCACTCAGGAATATTTTCGGCAGGTGCACTATCATTTTGCTGACGGGACCAGCTTTTTACGGATGCATCTGCCGGAGCGCTTTGCTGATGACCTGTTTGCCTCCCGGCCTTCTGTGCGGATTGCCAATACCGAAAAACGGCAGGTGGAAGGTTTCGAAGTGGGCCGCGATTATCATGCCTTCCGTCATATTTTCCCGCTGCAAAAAGAGGGAAACCATCTGGGGACCGTGGAGGTAAGTGAGCCTTTTTTTGTGATCAGCAAGGCCTTGCGGCAGATCTATCGGGAAGAATATTTCCTCATCCTAAAAGAAAGTCTCCTTCAGGAAAGCCTTACCCCGCAGGGGCTGAAAAATTATGTCGCCTCCAGCTTAGTGGCTGGGTATCTTCAGGAAAATGCCGATCTTGCCGGGGCTTCCGGCGGGTATCTGGATTCAGACCTCATCGCCCGGATCAACAAGCCCCTCAGGGCGAAAATCTCCGGCAAGCTGGAGGCTGGCAAGCCCTTTGCTCAATCTGTCCTGCTCGATGGTCAGGATTATCTGGTCATATTTTTGCCGGTCGTCGAGATCGGCGGTCAGGTGGCGGGTTTTCTGGTTTCCTACGGAGGAGATCTGCCCCTGACATCCCTCCGGCATGGGTATCTTCTTGCCCAACTCCTGGTCACGCTGCTGCTCGTTCTTCTGTTCGCATTGCACCTCCGGGATACCCGAAAGATAGACGGACAGCTTGGCTTCCAGCGGCAGCTACTGGAAGGGATCCCTCTGCCCATCTGTCTGAAAGACCGAGCCGGTATTATGTTGAGCTGTAATCAGGCCTTTGCCGAGATGTCCCGTCTGCCCAGGGAAAAGATCATCGGTCAACTCAATGCCAGTCTCATTGATCCACAGGTTGCCGAGCAGCAGCAGGCTCTTGATAAAAAGGTCATCGACTCCGGGAAAAAACAGCAGGAAGAGGTGCACATCTCATACCCGGACGGGAGCAGCCGCGACCTGTTGGTGGTTAAGGCGCCGTTTGTTGACGAGGATGGCAGGGTTGCCGGGATCATCGGTTCCTCCGTTGACATCACCGGGCAGAAAAAGTATGCGGCGGAACTGCAGCAGGCCCATGCCGAACTGGACCAGATTTTCAACACCGCTGCCAACGGCATGCGGGTGGTTGATCTTTCGGACCGGGTCATCCGGGCCAACCAGACCTTCTGTGCCCTTGTCGGCCTGACTGAGCAGGAGGTTGTCGGCAGGAAGTGTTACGAGACCTTTTCCGGGCCTGCCTGTCAGACCGAAAGATGTCCCCGGGCCCGCATCATGCAAGGAGCACTCCGGCTGGAGGTGGAGGCGGTCAAGTATTTGCCCTCGGGGCGCAAGCTTGATTGTCTCGTCACCTCTACCCCCTATTATGGCGCCAACGGCCAGCTGATCGGTATTATTGAAGATTTTAAGGATATCACCCATTATAAGGAGCTGGAACAGCGTCTCCGGGAGATCGCCATCACCGATGAGTTAACCGGACTTTTCAATCGGCGGGGCTTCTTGACCCTGGCCGAGAAGCAGCTGGGCAACGGGCTGCGGGCGGAGCACGATATGTTTTTGATCTTTGCCGACCTGGATAACATGAAGGAGATTAACGATACCCTGGGGCATGAAACCGGGGATCTGGCTCTGGCCACCGCAGCCGCGATCTTGCGGACCACCTTCCGTCAGGCGGATATCCTTGCTCGCCTGGGTGGTGATGAGTTTGCGGTTTTCATCTCCTGCAAACCTGGAACGGACAGCGAGCAGGCCATTGTCTCCCGGTTGGAGGCAAACATCGCCCAGGAAAACCGAGACGGGAAACGGCCATTTCCCGTTGCCATTAGTTTTGGCGTGGTTCGGTTTAACGAGGGCGAAACTTTGGGGCAGCTTATGATCAGAGCCGATGTATTGATGTACGATAGCAAGCTCAGGAGCAAGCTCAGTAAAAATGAGGAGCGGGCGAAACAGGGATGA
- a CDS encoding HDOD domain-containing protein: MNLRDFLKKIKELPTISAVANEINDRDQNDALTAKTLGTIITRDPALTATVLKLANSAYYGMAREITSIERAVTILGFDTIKNLALTISVFHVFKNQDGQLFDLKGLWYHSLGVGLAAKHLSLHSPMLACDKTLPEQAFICGILHDIGKIAFAQNLPAEMGEILKQTRSGTAAQHEIEKNILGFNHQKAGQAMANSWNFPEDYQTVIRLHHAPSAAITGDNAKITALVMSVYLGNKIAKALHLGESTDPHMAKVTPDDIRNLGINKESLPAIIKDIREEYTQCLEAWSYEL, translated from the coding sequence ATGAACCTGCGCGACTTCCTGAAAAAAATCAAAGAGCTTCCCACCATCTCCGCAGTGGCCAACGAGATCAATGACCGCGACCAGAATGACGCGCTCACCGCGAAAACGCTCGGCACGATCATTACCCGTGATCCGGCCCTCACCGCCACCGTCCTGAAACTCGCCAACTCCGCCTATTACGGGATGGCCCGGGAAATAACCAGCATCGAACGGGCGGTTACGATCCTGGGCTTCGATACCATCAAAAACCTGGCCCTGACCATCTCCGTTTTCCATGTTTTCAAAAACCAGGACGGACAACTTTTTGACCTAAAAGGCCTCTGGTATCACTCCCTCGGCGTTGGTCTCGCGGCAAAGCACCTTTCCCTGCACAGTCCGATGCTTGCCTGCGACAAAACCCTGCCGGAACAGGCCTTTATCTGCGGCATCCTGCATGACATCGGCAAGATCGCCTTTGCCCAGAATCTGCCTGCCGAAATGGGTGAGATTCTCAAGCAAACCCGCAGCGGGACGGCCGCCCAGCACGAAATCGAAAAAAACATCCTCGGCTTCAATCACCAAAAGGCCGGGCAGGCCATGGCGAATTCATGGAATTTCCCGGAAGATTACCAGACCGTCATCAGGCTGCACCACGCACCCTCCGCCGCAATCACAGGGGATAACGCAAAAATTACAGCCCTGGTCATGTCGGTGTATCTGGGCAACAAAATCGCCAAGGCCCTGCACCTGGGAGAAAGCACGGACCCGCACATGGCAAAGGTGACTCCGGATGACATAAGAAACCTGGGAATCAACAAAGAGAGCCTCCCCGCGATCATCAAAGATATCAGAGAGGAATATACCCAATGCCTTGAGGCTTGGTCATACGAGCTCTGA